The Candidatus Hydrogenedentota bacterium nucleotide sequence AACCACGCCCCGGCCAGAGGGAACACCACGAGCACCGCGAAGGCGTTCGCGGAGACCGCCTCAAGCACCCGCCCATGGAGCAGCGCGTGCAGCGCGCGCTGGGCACCGCATCCGGGACAATGAAGCCCGGTCAGCCAGTGGAAGGGGCAGGGCCAGAACAGCCGCGAGGTGGCGGGGTCGCCCCAGTAGAACGCCCCGCACAGCGCCGCCAGCACCGCGCCCGGCAACAGCAGGGACCGCAGGGAGGGGTGTCCGGCAGGAGGCCCTGCTTTGGCGGGTTGTCTCATTGGACGGAGCGGACGGATCGGACGGGTTGGACAGGAGGCGGGAAAGGAATGGCCACAAAAGGCACAGGGTGGACGGGGTGCACATTCAATTGGCGTGTCAAGAACCTGGTATATGCGTCCACAAACTTCACCCTTTCCAGCGTTCGGCAAACAAATCCGGTCGAAGGCGCCCTCCCAATATACGCGGAAATGGCTTGTGTTTCCAGCGCATCCGTGCTATAACAACGTCCATGGAAGTCCGCCATGCCGGTAGCCATAGAAGGAGGGTTTGCCATGAGTCCGACTGCCGCCGTTTTCAAGCCGGGAGCGCTGATAACAAAATCCTGGGATGTCTTCAAGGACAATCTGGGCCCGCTGCTGGGCGGGTTCGTGATCATGGTCGCGATACTCAGCGCCAGCGGTGTTGTCTATTTTGGGCCGCTGATTCTGGGCGGCCCCTTCGCGCTCGGGTACTACAAAATGGTCCGTGACGCCATCGCCGGACGCAGGGTCGAGATGGGGGACCTCTTCTACGGCTTCCACCACTTTCTGCCCGCCTTCCTCGCCTATCTCCTCATCTCCATTTTCTCCATTATCGGCACGTTGTTTTGCATCATACCCGGCATCCTCGTCGGCATCGTCTACGCGCCCGTCTACCTGTTCATCCTGGACGGGGAGAATGATTTCTGGCAGGCCATGGAGTCCAGCCGGAAAATGGTCATGGACAACTTCATGCAATGGCTGCTGCTGATGGTCGTCCTGTTTCTTCTTAACCTGGGCGGCCTGCTCCTGTGCTGTGTGGGCATTCTTGTCACGGGTCCCATGAGCACCGTCATCATCGCCCTCGCCTATGACCAGGAACTCGGCCTCGCCGCGATAAACACCCTCGCCACTCCGGTGGACTCCGCGATGGACGCGCCGCAGGACCCGCCGTTCGAGGGGTAAACACGCGAACAGCAACCACATCGGGGAGGCTTTGCCATGAATCCGTCTCGTGTCGTTTTTTCTTCCGGAGACTTGCTGGATCAATCGTGGCGCATCTTCAAACAGAACCTTTGGCCCCTGCTGGGCGGGGCTTTGACAATATCGGCGCTCTCGGTTGCTGCCAACCTTATTGACTACTGGTCGCCTTTTGAATGGTCGTTTCTTATTACCTGGTTATTCTATTTGGTCCAATTTGTCCTGTCCGGCCCGCTTATGCTCGGGTATTACAAGATGATTCGTTGCGCAGTTGCCGGACACCGGGTTGAATTCACGGACATCTTCTACGGCTTCAGCCGATTTTTACCCGCGTTTTTCGCCAATTTTGTGATCGGGATTTTCACGGCCATAGGTTTTTTGTTCTGCATCATTCCCGGCATGCTGGTTTCCCTTGTTTATCTCCCTGTTTATCTGTTCATTCTTGACGGGGAAAACGATTTCTGGAAGGCCATGGAAGCCAGCCGGAAACTGGTCATGAACAACTTCACCCAATGGCTGCTGCTTGGCGTGGTTCTGTTCCTGCTTAATCTCGCGGGAATGCTCCTGTGCTGCGTCGGCGTCTTGGCCACCATGCCCATGACTTTCATCGCCATCACCCTGGCCTATGAACAGGAACATGGCTGCGCCGCGATGGACGTGCCGCAGGACCCGCCGTTCGAGGGCTGAAGCCCGCCGAAAGATTTGGAAGGGCACTCCTTCCCTTTACAGCAGCGCCTCCAGTTCCACCAGGGCGGCGCGTGCGGCGGCCTCACATTCGAGCAGTTCCATGCGCGCGCGGTTGAACTCGTCGCGCGCGGCAATCAGCTCGAAGAGCGTGGCCCCGCCGATTTCCAGCGCCTTTTCAGCCGCCGCGCACACCTCCTGATACCGGGGGATTACCTCCCCGCGCAGGCGCGCGGCGGCGTCCAGCGCGGACGCGGCCTCTCCGCGGAGCTCCATCGCGCGGCGCAGTTCACCGCGCAGGGCCGACTCATTTTCCGCCGCAAGGCGTTGCGCGCGCGCCCTCGCCGCCGCCACCGTTCCCTGGTTGCGGTCAAACAGCGGCAGGGCAATGCCCACCCCAAAATCCAGCGAGTTCGTGCCGGACGCGTTGTCACGGCGAAGCCCCGCGCGCAGGGTGGGTTCCGGAAATCCGGCGCGCCGCGCCGCCTCCGTCTCGGTTTTGGCCTGACCCTCACGGAGTACCCGCGCCGCATGGCGCGGCGTCGCCTCCAGGCGCGCGCGCAGGACCTCCGCCTCCGGCACTTCCTCCGGCGCGGGCGCAAGCGCACCGGCGCACTCGGGCAGCGCGTCCGGCATCACGCCGCACAGTTCCGCCAGCCGCGCGCGCAGGGACTCCCGTGTCCGCCCCGCACGCGCCGCATCCGCGCGTCGGCGGCCATGCTCCGCGTCGGCCCGCATCGCGTCCATCTCCGGCGCGTCCCCCTTCTCATGCCGTACCCGCATGAGCCGGGCCGTCTCCTCCGCGTCCGCACGGGCGGCCTCAGCCAGCCGGACCCGTTCCCCGGCGGCAAGGGTCTCATGGAACAGCCGTCGGACCTCCGCCGCCAGTTCCTTTTGCAGCGCCCCGGCCTGCCGCTCCGCCGCGTCCACACCGAGCAGCGCGGCGCGGCGCGCCGCACGCCTTGCCCCGGACACCGGAAGCGTCTGGGAGACGCCCACAAGAAGCTCATGGTCATCACCGGAACGGAACGCCTCGACGCCCGCCTCGACTTCCGGATTGGGCGGCAGCCCCGCCTGCAGGGCCGCGCCCCGCTCCTCGTCGGTGGCGTGCCCCGCAGCGCGCAGGGCGGGATGCCCGCCCAGCGCCATGGCCACGGCCTCCCCGGCGGTGAACGTGCCCTGCGCGAACACCGGCAGGGCCGCCAGGATAAGCACCAGATATTTCGCCATTGCTCTTGTCCTCCATGCCGCCGCGTCACGGCGCGGGGCGGATTGTCTGTTCAAGTCACAGTTCACGGGCGGGCCTCCCCAGGCGCAGGTAGAGCGCGGGCACCACCAGCATGTTCAGCACGGTGGCGGAAATGAGACCCCCGATGATGACCACGGCCATGGGACTCTGAATCTCGTTGCCCGGCGCCTCGTGGGCCATCACCAGGGGGACCAGTGCGAGGCCTGTGGACACGGCGGTCATCAGCACGGGGACCACCCGCTCGACCGACCCGCGCCAGACCGCCTCGTGGAAATCCGTCACCCCCTCGCGGAGCTGGAGGTTTCGGATGTGGTTCAGCAGCATGATGCCGTTCCGCGCGGCCACGCCGAACACGCTGATGAACCCGATGATGGACGCGATGGAGAGCACCCCGCCCATGAGGAAGACCGCCGCCACGCCGCCGATGAGCGCCATGGGCAGGCTGAGCATCACAAAGACCGCGTCGCGCAGGTTGCGGAAGGCCAGGCACAGCAGGGCCAGCACGCCCAGCATCACCGCGGCGCCCGCCGCCAGCAGCCGTTTCGACGCGGCCGCGGCGCTCTCGAACTGCCCGCCGTAATGCACGGCGTAGCCGGGCCTCCCCGCGACCAGCGGGTCCACCTTGGCGCGGATGTCCGCCACCACGGAGGCCACGTCGCGCCCGGCGGGGTTGCAGGTGACGAAGATTTTCCGCTGCACCTGGTCCCGGGTGATGATGTTCGGCCCGCTGCCCCGCGTGATTTCCGCCACATCCCCCAGGGGCACCACCGCGCCGGAGTCCGCCCGCAACGGAAGCTGCTCCAGACCGGCCAGCCGCCCGCCGGAGGGGTCGTCCACCCGCAGCGCCAGCTCATAGGCGTTTCGGCCCTCGTATATCCTGGACACGGGCGCGCCGTGCAGCGCGGCCCGGAGCGTCAGCCCCGCCTCCGTGAAGGGCACCCCGTGCCGCGCCAGCCGGTCCCGGTCAAAGCGCACGCTGATTTCAGGCACGTCCGTCTGTGGCTCCACCGCAAGGTCCGTCACGCCGGGAATGCCCGACATGGCCGCCCGCGCCTCCTCCGCCAGCTCGCGGAGGGTGTACAGGTCGTCGCCGGAAATTTTCACCGCGATGCCCGCGCGCGCGCCGGAGAGCATGTGGTCTATCCGGTGGGAAATGGGCCCGCCAATGCCGAAATTGATTCCCGGCACCGCGCCCAGCCGTTCGCGAATGTCCGCGAGCATCTCCTCCTTGGACCGCCCCGCGAGGGTGTAGGTCGCCTCGAACTCGGTGCCCTCGACACCCTGGGCGTGCTCGTCCAGCTCGCCGCGCCCCGTCTTGCGGGCCACGGAGGCCACCTCCGGGATGTCCATCAGAATCCGCTCCACCCAGCGCCCAAGGTGGTCCGACTCCTCCAGCGAGGTGCCGGGCAGGGTGTTGGTGATGACATTGAGCGCGCCCTCGTTGAAGTCGGGAAGGAACGCCCGCCCCATGAACGAAAGCGAGCCCGCCGCGAGCAGAAAAACGGCCAGCACCGGCGCGGACACCAGCCAGGGATGCCGCAGCAGCGGCCGCAGCAGGGAGCCGTAAACGGCGCGGACCCTTGCCGCCACACCCGGCTCCAGGCCCTTTTTCACGGCGCGGCTGCGCGGGAGCAGCAGCGCCTCCAGCGCGGGGGTGAGGGTGAGCGCCACCAGCAGCGAGGCGAAGATGGAGACAATGTAGGCGGTACCGAGGGGGCGCAACAGCCGCCCCTCGACATTTTCCAGCGCGTAGAGCGGCAGGAAGACGACCGAGATAATCACCGTGGCGAAGACGATGGAGGAGCGCACCTCGGCGCTGGCCTCGTACACCACGAGCAGCGGGTTGCGGCGCGATGCCTCCGGCAGCCGCGCGTTCAGCCGGAGTCGGCGGACGGTGTTCTCCACGTCAATGACGGCGTCGTCCATGAGCGAACCGATGGCCACGGCAAGGCCGCCGAGGGTCATGGTGTTCACCGTGCCGCCGAAGGCGTGGATGGCGAGCACCGCGGCGATGATCGAAATCGGCAGGGCGGTCAGGGTGATCAGCATGGCCCGCGAACTCATCAGGAACAGCGCCATCACCAGGACCACCAGCACCGCGCCGTCACGGATGGCCAGGGCCACGTTCCGCACCGCCGTCCGGATGAAATCCGCCTGGCGCATCAGTCCGGTGTCGAGGGTCATGCCCTCCGGCAGCCGCGCGGCCTCCTCCGCAAACACCTTCTCCAGCACGTCGTCCAGCGCCAGCGTGTTGGCCTGCGGCTGACGCTGGACAAACAGCAGCACGGCCTCCCGGCCGTTGGCGGAGGCGGCGCCCCGGGCGGGCGCCACGCCCGGCCCCACTTCGGCCACATCGCCCAGGCGCAGCGGCACGCCGCCGCGCGCGGACACGACCACGGACTCAATCTCCGTGACCGTCCGGAGCCTGCCCAGACCGGTGACAAGATATTCCGTGCCGTTTTCCGAAACCACCCCGGCGGGCACGTTCCCGTTGTTTTCCCGCAGCGTGTCCGCAATCCCGGAAACGGTCAGCCCGTGGGCGGCCAGACGCCCGGGTTTGAGCCGGACCTGGTACTGCCGGTTCCCGCCGCCGACAGTCGTAACCTGCGCGATGCCGGGCACGGCAAGCAGGCGCCGACGCAGGACCTTGTCCGCATAATCCTGCAGCTCCATCGGGGAATGCGACGCCGACTGGAGGGCGGCCAGCCGTATCTCGCCCATGAGCGAGGTGGGCGGCGCCAGCACGGGCGGCGACACGCCCTCGGGCATTTCGGTGGCGGCCAGCGCGACCCGTTCGGCCACTATCTGCCGGGCCGTGTTCATGGCCTCGCCCCACTGGAACTCCGCCCAGACCACGGA carries:
- a CDS encoding DUF2752 domain-containing protein; translation: MRQPAKAGPPAGHPSLRSLLLPGAVLAALCGAFYWGDPATSRLFWPCPFHWLTGLHCPGCGAQRALHALLHGRVLEAVSANAFAVLVVFPLAGAWFGVYALKAAGWRRDMPMRLDLKWVIVIASVAALFGVLRNLPVYPFNWLAP
- a CDS encoding TolC family protein, whose amino-acid sequence is MAKYLVLILAALPVFAQGTFTAGEAVAMALGGHPALRAAGHATDEERGAALQAGLPPNPEVEAGVEAFRSGDDHELLVGVSQTLPVSGARRAARRAALLGVDAAERQAGALQKELAAEVRRLFHETLAAGERVRLAEAARADAEETARLMRVRHEKGDAPEMDAMRADAEHGRRRADAARAGRTRESLRARLAELCGVMPDALPECAGALAPAPEEVPEAEVLRARLEATPRHAARVLREGQAKTETEAARRAGFPEPTLRAGLRRDNASGTNSLDFGVGIALPLFDRNQGTVAAARARAQRLAAENESALRGELRRAMELRGEAASALDAAARLRGEVIPRYQEVCAAAEKALEIGGATLFELIAARDEFNRARMELLECEAAARAALVELEALL
- a CDS encoding efflux RND transporter permease subunit, giving the protein MMDKLIKWSVDNRYLVVGIAAAFTLFGVIVCAGVSVDVFPDLTAPTVVALTEASGMSPADVENLVTYPLETALNGAPGVRRVRSASMPGFSVVWAEFQWGEAMNTARQIVAERVALAATEMPEGVSPPVLAPPTSLMGEIRLAALQSASHSPMELQDYADKVLRRRLLAVPGIAQVTTVGGGNRQYQVRLKPGRLAAHGLTVSGIADTLRENNGNVPAGVVSENGTEYLVTGLGRLRTVTEIESVVVSARGGVPLRLGDVAEVGPGVAPARGAASANGREAVLLFVQRQPQANTLALDDVLEKVFAEEAARLPEGMTLDTGLMRQADFIRTAVRNVALAIRDGAVLVVLVMALFLMSSRAMLITLTALPISIIAAVLAIHAFGGTVNTMTLGGLAVAIGSLMDDAVIDVENTVRRLRLNARLPEASRRNPLLVVYEASAEVRSSIVFATVIISVVFLPLYALENVEGRLLRPLGTAYIVSIFASLLVALTLTPALEALLLPRSRAVKKGLEPGVAARVRAVYGSLLRPLLRHPWLVSAPVLAVFLLAAGSLSFMGRAFLPDFNEGALNVITNTLPGTSLEESDHLGRWVERILMDIPEVASVARKTGRGELDEHAQGVEGTEFEATYTLAGRSKEEMLADIRERLGAVPGINFGIGGPISHRIDHMLSGARAGIAVKISGDDLYTLRELAEEARAAMSGIPGVTDLAVEPQTDVPEISVRFDRDRLARHGVPFTEAGLTLRAALHGAPVSRIYEGRNAYELALRVDDPSGGRLAGLEQLPLRADSGAVVPLGDVAEITRGSGPNIITRDQVQRKIFVTCNPAGRDVASVVADIRAKVDPLVAGRPGYAVHYGGQFESAAAASKRLLAAGAAVMLGVLALLCLAFRNLRDAVFVMLSLPMALIGGVAAVFLMGGVLSIASIIGFISVFGVAARNGIMLLNHIRNLQLREGVTDFHEAVWRGSVERVVPVLMTAVSTGLALVPLVMAHEAPGNEIQSPMAVVIIGGLISATVLNMLVVPALYLRLGRPAREL